One window from the genome of Rhinolophus ferrumequinum isolate MPI-CBG mRhiFer1 chromosome 22, mRhiFer1_v1.p, whole genome shotgun sequence encodes:
- the ACP6 gene encoding lysophosphatidic acid phosphatase type 6 isoform X2 translates to MITNVFRRRLWAPVGVLTSLAYLVHQRRVALAEMRGAHGQHPVDRSLLELKMVQIVFRHGARSPLKPLPQEEQVEWNLRLLEVPPQTQFDYTVTDLTGGPKPYSPLDSQYRKTVLKGGMFAGQLTKVGMWQMFALGERLRKNYVEDIPFLSPTFNPQEVFVRSTNIYRNLESTRCLLAGLFPHQKEGPTIIHTDEASSEVLYPNFQNCCSLRERIRGRRRAASLQPGISEDLKKVKEGLGMASTDEVDFIVLLDNMAAEQAHGLPSCPTLERFTQLIEQRAVDTVLYVQSDDRESLQMVVGPFLHLLESNLLRAVDPATPAGKTRKLYLYAAHDTTLMPLLMALGIFDHKWPPFAVDVTLELYQHRESKEWFVQLYYHGEEQVPRGCPDRLCPLDKFLNTMSVYTLNPEKYHTLCSQAQVMELRNAE, encoded by the exons ATGATCACCAATGTCTTCAGGAGGCGCCTGTGGGCCCCTGTGGGCGTCCTGACCTCACTGGCGTACTTAGTCCACCAGCGGCGGGTAGCCCTGGCCGAGATGCGGGGGGCGCACGGCCAGCATCCCGTCGATCGGAGCCTACTGGAGTTGAAAATGGTGCAGATCGTGTTTCGACACGGGGCGCGGAGTCCTCTTAAGCCGCTCCCGCAGGAGGAGCAG GTGGAGTGGAATCTCCGGCTTCTGGAGGTCCCACCCCAAACTCAGTTTGATTACACCGTCACCGACCTCACCGGTGGCCCGAAACCTTATTCTCCTTTGGACTCTCAGTACCGGAAGACCGTGCTGAAG GGGGGCATGTTTGCGGGACAGCTGACGAAGGTGGGCATGTGGCAGATGTTTGCCCTGGGAGAGAGGCTGAGGAAGAACTATGTAGAGGACATCCCCTTCCTTTCACCAACGTTCAACCCACAGGAGGTCTT TGTTCGTTCCACTAACATATATCGGAATCTGGAGTCTACCCGGTGTTTGCTGGCTGGGCTTTTCCCACATCAGAAAGAAG GACCCACCATCATCCACACTGATGAAGCGAGCTCTGAAGTCTTGTACcccaacttccagaactgctgcagCCTGCGGGAAAGAATCAG AGGCCGGAGGCGGGCCGCCTCTTTGCAGCCAGGAATCTCAGAGGAtttgaaaaaggtgaaagaggGACTGGGCATGGCCAGCACCGACGAAGTGGATTTCATCGTCCTCCTTGACAATATGGCTGCCGAGCAG GCGCACGGCCTCCCGAGCTGCCCCACGCTGGAGAGATTCACACAGCTGATCGAACAGAGAGCTGTGGACACAGTCTTGTACGTGCAAAGTGATGACAG GGAAAGTCTTCAGATGGTGGTAGGACCGTTCCTCCACCTCCTGGAGAGCAACCTGCTGAGAGCCGTGGACCCTGCCACTCCAGCTGGCAAGACCAG AAAGCTGTACCTCTATGCGGCTCATGATACGACCCTCATGCCTCTCTTAATGGCCCTGGGGATTTTTGACCACAAATGGCCACCGTTTGCTGTTGACGTAACCTTGGAACTCTACCAGCACCGGGAATCTAAGGAATGGTTTGTGCAGCTGTATTACCATGGGGAG GAGCAAGTGCCAAGAGGGTGCCCTGACCGGCTCTGTCCACTGGACAAGTTCTTGAACACCATGTCCGTTTACACCTTAAACCCAGAAAAATACCATACACTCTGCTCTCAAGCGCAGGTGATGGAACTCAGAAATGCAGAGTGA
- the ACP6 gene encoding lysophosphatidic acid phosphatase type 6 isoform X1: MITNVFRRRLWAPVGVLTSLAYLVHQRRVALAEMRGAHGQHPVDRSLLELKMVQIVFRHGARSPLKPLPQEEQQVEWNLRLLEVPPQTQFDYTVTDLTGGPKPYSPLDSQYRKTVLKGGMFAGQLTKVGMWQMFALGERLRKNYVEDIPFLSPTFNPQEVFVRSTNIYRNLESTRCLLAGLFPHQKEGPTIIHTDEASSEVLYPNFQNCCSLRERIRGRRRAASLQPGISEDLKKVKEGLGMASTDEVDFIVLLDNMAAEQAHGLPSCPTLERFTQLIEQRAVDTVLYVQSDDRESLQMVVGPFLHLLESNLLRAVDPATPAGKTRKLYLYAAHDTTLMPLLMALGIFDHKWPPFAVDVTLELYQHRESKEWFVQLYYHGEEQVPRGCPDRLCPLDKFLNTMSVYTLNPEKYHTLCSQAQVMELRNAE; encoded by the exons ATGATCACCAATGTCTTCAGGAGGCGCCTGTGGGCCCCTGTGGGCGTCCTGACCTCACTGGCGTACTTAGTCCACCAGCGGCGGGTAGCCCTGGCCGAGATGCGGGGGGCGCACGGCCAGCATCCCGTCGATCGGAGCCTACTGGAGTTGAAAATGGTGCAGATCGTGTTTCGACACGGGGCGCGGAGTCCTCTTAAGCCGCTCCCGCAGGAGGAGCAG CAGGTGGAGTGGAATCTCCGGCTTCTGGAGGTCCCACCCCAAACTCAGTTTGATTACACCGTCACCGACCTCACCGGTGGCCCGAAACCTTATTCTCCTTTGGACTCTCAGTACCGGAAGACCGTGCTGAAG GGGGGCATGTTTGCGGGACAGCTGACGAAGGTGGGCATGTGGCAGATGTTTGCCCTGGGAGAGAGGCTGAGGAAGAACTATGTAGAGGACATCCCCTTCCTTTCACCAACGTTCAACCCACAGGAGGTCTT TGTTCGTTCCACTAACATATATCGGAATCTGGAGTCTACCCGGTGTTTGCTGGCTGGGCTTTTCCCACATCAGAAAGAAG GACCCACCATCATCCACACTGATGAAGCGAGCTCTGAAGTCTTGTACcccaacttccagaactgctgcagCCTGCGGGAAAGAATCAG AGGCCGGAGGCGGGCCGCCTCTTTGCAGCCAGGAATCTCAGAGGAtttgaaaaaggtgaaagaggGACTGGGCATGGCCAGCACCGACGAAGTGGATTTCATCGTCCTCCTTGACAATATGGCTGCCGAGCAG GCGCACGGCCTCCCGAGCTGCCCCACGCTGGAGAGATTCACACAGCTGATCGAACAGAGAGCTGTGGACACAGTCTTGTACGTGCAAAGTGATGACAG GGAAAGTCTTCAGATGGTGGTAGGACCGTTCCTCCACCTCCTGGAGAGCAACCTGCTGAGAGCCGTGGACCCTGCCACTCCAGCTGGCAAGACCAG AAAGCTGTACCTCTATGCGGCTCATGATACGACCCTCATGCCTCTCTTAATGGCCCTGGGGATTTTTGACCACAAATGGCCACCGTTTGCTGTTGACGTAACCTTGGAACTCTACCAGCACCGGGAATCTAAGGAATGGTTTGTGCAGCTGTATTACCATGGGGAG GAGCAAGTGCCAAGAGGGTGCCCTGACCGGCTCTGTCCACTGGACAAGTTCTTGAACACCATGTCCGTTTACACCTTAAACCCAGAAAAATACCATACACTCTGCTCTCAAGCGCAGGTGATGGAACTCAGAAATGCAGAGTGA